DNA from Paraphotobacterium marinum:
AGAGTAATTAAGAAATCAAGCCCATCTATACCTAATCATTGTATTTCATGTGGTTCTGTCCTTCATTGGATCGATGATAATTTATTTTGTTTAAATCATAACGGGTGTAGAGATCAAATTGAAAAAACAATTATTCATTTTTTTGAAACTCTTGGGAATAATGATGGGTTGGGTCCTGCTACAATTTCAACCTTTTATGATCATGGTATCCGTTCGATATATGATGTTTATTTGTTAGAAAATGACCCAGAAAAGTTATTTGCTATGGGCTTCAAGCAAAAATCTGCATTAAATATTATTGACGCTCTGAAGAAAAGTAGAAGGATTGAAATTGAAGATTGGAGATTTCTAGCTGCTTTTGGTATTAATCGGCTTGGTTATGCGGCATCTGAACGCATTCTTGAATTATACGATATTAGTGATCTTTATAATTTAGATGAAAATGACTTGATTAAAATTGATGGCTTTGCAAAAAAAACTAGTCAGATTGTAATTAATGGCTTTAATTTAATCAAAGAACAATTTGACGATATTTATAAATTAAATTTTAATCTCAAAAGTTCCAAATTAACTATTGATAGTGAATCAAAATTTTTACATAAGAACCTGGTTTTTACTGGAAAAATGGAAATTGGTTCGAGAGAAGATTTAGAAAAAATTGCTAAAAGCCTTGGCGCAAAAGTAACGAAGTCTGTTAGTTCTAAGACAGACTTTTTGATCCTTGGAAGTAAAGTGGGTCAGCGAAAAATTGATGCCGCTAAAACTCACAATATTAAACTTTTAAGTGAAAAAGAATTTATGGAACTAACTTCAAACTAACTAATAATGAGAATAAATTAAATGATTAAAACGAGATTTGCACCGAGTCCGACAGGTTTTTTACATTTAGGCGGTGCTAGAACAGCATTATACTCTTGGCTGTATGCCAAAAAAAACAATGGAAAATTTGTATTGCGAATTGAAGATACTGATCGTGAAAGATCTACTTCGGAAGCTGTTGATGCAATTTTAGATGGAATGCGATGGTTAGGGTTAGACTGGGATGAGGGACCTTTTTATCAAACAGATAGATTTGATAAATACAATAAAATAATAGATGAATTAATTGAAAAAGGTCTTGCTTATAGATGTTATGCTCCTAAAGATCTCTTGGATACTATAAGAGAAGAACAGCAACACAAAGGAGAAAAACCTAGATATAATCCTAAAGATCCCCGTGTAATTTCAGCAAATGAAAATATGGATGCAGATAAACCTCATGTAGTTCGTTTTAAAAATCCAAGTAGTGGATACGTAGAATTTGATGATGTAGTAAGAGGTAAAATCAAGATTGCAAACGACGAATTAGATGACTTGATTATTAGAAGAACGGATGGAAGTCCAACTTATAATTTTACGGTTGTTGTTGATGATATTGATATGAATATTACTCATGTTATACGTGGAGAAGATCATATTAATAATACACCTCGCCAAATAAATATTTATCATAGCTTAAATGCCAACCCTCCAGTTTTTGCTCATTGCTCAATGATTCTTGGTGATGATGGTGCTAAGCTGTCCAAAAGACATGGCGCTGTTAGCGTATTGCAATATAAAGAAAACGGCTTTTTACCTGAAGCTTTAATTAATTACTTAGTGCGCTTGGGTTGGTCACATGGAGATCAGGAAATATTTTCCAAGGATGAGCTGATAGAATTATTTGATTTAAATGGAATTAATAAATCTGCTTCCGCTTTCAACACAACAAAGCTTTTATGGTTAAACAATCATTATATAAAAACTCTTCCATTAAATAGAATAAAGAAAGAATTGCTTGGTTTAGTTCAAGATAACGATTTTATAATTATTGACGATCTTAAATTGGATAAAATATTGTCAAAAGTTCGTGATAGAGCAAACACTCTCTTGGAATTAAAAGGCCACATCAGGTATTTTTATGAAAGTATTACTCAGTATGATGAAAAAGCTGCAAAAAAACACTTAAGGCCTGTTGCTAAGGAATATTTGGAAGTTTTTTCCCGAAAGTTGGATGAACTTAAGAATGATTCTTGGAATGAAGAAGCTATACAAGAAGTTATTGATTCCACTTGTAAGGATTTGGATATAGGCATGGGAAAATTAGGAATGCCTTTGCGTGTTTCTTTAACAGGGCAAGGTCAATCCCCATCAGTGAGTTTTATAATGGAGTGTTTGGGAAAAGAAGAGAGTCTAAATAGAATAAGCAATGGAGTGAATTTTATAAAATGTAGATCTTAGTCGATCTTTTAATATGTTCAGCTGATAAAACAATAAACTAATCCTATAATCAATGAATTAAAGTATCTTATAAGATTGATTTATGAATTTTTTTTTAACAGTTTTGATTCATTCAGCTGATTTAGATAATGATGAGTTTATAGAATTCTGTAGGACTTTTAATATAAAGTTTGTTACATTTAACGATGTAACAAACATACCTAGTACCAATTTTAATTCAATTTATATCTCGACTAATTTTACTAACAAAGTGACTCAAAAAGAGCTTTTTAAGTTTATAAATACACATAAAAATTTACTTTTTTTTAAACAAATTCACATTGATGCTTTTTCAGAATTAAATACCATTGAAGTACCTAACAATATAAATTATATAGAATTCATTAAAATAATTTATGATGCTAAATTAAAGTTAAGGAGTTTCGAGTGTAACTTTGTGTTACAGAAAAACTTTAGATTTAGAAGTCTGGTTGGATCTAGTCCAGCTATACAAAAACTTCGAAGAGATATTGATTTAACAAAAAAAAATGCAAAACTTATTTTACTCCTAGGTGAGAAGGGTACTAATTTTGAAGGTATTGGCAGAAATATTCATTATAGATTGTATAAAGACTCTAAAAAATATCTATATTTGAATAGTGAAGAGCAATTGGAGTATGAATTAAAAAAAGAAAAATATGGTATTATTCAAGTTGAATACGACTTCTATGTGAAAAGACAAGAAATTTTTGAACAATATAACCAACATAACTATGTAATAAATTCTAAAATTGATGGATGTTATTCTAACTTAAAATTAGATCAAATTATAAAGATTCCTGCTTTAATGGATCGAAAAGAAGATATTCATTTATTAATGGATGAGTACTTTGAAAGATTTTTACATATTTATAATAAAAAATATTTTTATGATGCTGAACTCTTAAATTTCATGAAATCTTATCATTGGCCAGGAAATGAATATGAGTTTACGGAGTTTCTTTCTCACCTCTTAAGTAATGTAAAAGATGAACAATTAAACCTAACATGCTTACCAGTTGAATATTTAGCAGATTGGATATATTTTTCTCTTAATAATTCAAACAAAACACCTTTTGATATTTCAAAACTTTTTTCAAAAAAAAATAAAGGCTTACGAGAATCTGTTGAAGAATACGAAATTAGCTATATTAAACAAGCATTAGTTGAATCGAATGGAGTTGTTTCCAACGCAGCTAAACTTTTAGGGTTAAGAAGAACAACACTAATTGAAAAGATGAGGAAGTATCAAATAAAGGTGTTAAAAAATAAATATAATAACTCTTTTGTATCTTTCAAAACAAATTTATGAATTCTTTTATATCCCTTAATTATGTAGTTATTTTAATTTTTTTAGTGTTAATTCTTATTGCTTCTTTAATATATAAAAAAAAATCATCATTAAAAATTAATGATAAAAACTCTCAATTTAGTTTATTAGAAATGGTGCATATTAATTACCGACATTGTTTTAAGCTTATAAAAAATGGTAATCAATTATATTTGTTTTATACAAATAAAAACAAAACTTTCTTTGTGATAAATTACTCTTTATTTGAAGAAGATATTTTATTAATTAATTCACTAAATAAAGAAACTAAATATAATAAAAGAACCTATTTATCAATATTCCCTAAACCTCAAAATAAATTGTTACAAATAAAAAATTATTATTTCCTCAATAAAACTGACTTTATATGTTCACTAACCCTATTTAAATTAGAAATAGATATTTTTATATCATTAACTAAAGTAAGTGTTATTTCTAAAAAAAGATACTTTGAATAAAATTAATTTGCTTTATTTGAACTGGATTCAAAGATGTAATTCCTAAATGTAGTATAAAAATATATATGGATTTTAAAAATTAGGGATTCATATGCTTGAAGTAAAAAATATCAAATATAAAAGATATGATGAATGTATATTTCAGGACATTAATATGGTTCTTTCGCCTGGTGATTTGGCAGTCATTAGGGGTGATAATGGTTCAGGAAAAAGTACTCTTTTAGGTTGTATTTCAGGACTCCATTCTGTTAGTGATGGCAATATCTTTTGGATGGGAGAAAATATTATAAATATTTCCCATTATTTTAATAATTTACATTTTATAGGCCATAAAAGTGGACTTAAACCAAATTTAACTGTTTATCAAAACTTAATTTTTTATGCATCGATTACAAATCCAGGAAAATCTGAAAATGAATTAAAAAAGATATTATATGATTCGTTTGTAAAAATAAATCTTGATATATCATGTCTTAATGAATGTCTTGGAAAATTATCATTTGGGCAACAACAAAAAGTTTCATTAACTAGATTATTTTTTTGTTTAAGGAAATTATGGATTTTAGATGAACCTCTTACAGGATTAGATTCTTTAAGTAGACAAGTATTTTTAGAGAGTGTTGTGCAACATTTAAAATACAATGGTTCAGTTATTTTTAGTACACACCAAAAGATAGAAGAGCTTAATTGTGCCCATACAATATGGTTAGGTATATAAAATGTATTGGATTAGTTTCTTAAAAAAAGAGTCAAATTTAGTTACTTCATCTAAAAATGATATTTTTATGCAAGCTGGCTTTTTTTTGACTTTTTTAGTTATTTTTGGCATTTCTTCAGGATTTGAGCAAACCGGAGATATGGTTAAAGTAGGATTAATTTGGTTTTTAATGATGTTTTTATCTCTTTTAAATAATAATCGTCTTTTAAAAGATGATTTTAATGATGGTTCCTTAATATATTTAATTCTATCCAATTACTCTTTACCAACTTCCGTTCTAATAAAGGTTCTATCAAATTGGTTTTTTTCTAATATTGTTTTATTTATTTCTATGCCTATTGTTATGCTGTTTTTAGGCTTAAACATGAATTTAATTATACCGATTATAGTTAGTATTGTGCTTGGCTCATGTACTATTTCGTTATTATCAAGTATAGGAACTGCTTTAACTCTGTCTATTTCTAAAAACACTTTTTTGCTCTTTATTATTATGCTTCCATTATATATACCTGTATTTTTATTAGGTTTAACAATGGTTAAACTTGCAAAATTTGAACTTTCATATTTGGGGGTTTTATATTTAATGCTAGCTGTTTTAAGTGCCAGTATAGTTATTATTCCTTATTTAGTGGCAATTATAATACGTATTCATTATGATTAATTTTTGGCGGGACAGGTATTTTATGATTAAATATTTAACTAACCAATTCAAACCCGAGAAATTATATAACATCGTAGATAAATCAATAATATTTTTTGGTTTTTTTACTATTATTTTAATAATTACAGGGACTGCTTGGGCATTACTTTATTCACCAAGTGATTATCAACAAGGAGAAACCGTTAGATTAATTTATATACATGTTCCTGCGGCTATTTTGTCTTTATTTACTTATTTTTGCAT
Protein-coding regions in this window:
- the gltX gene encoding glutamate--tRNA ligase; this encodes MIKTRFAPSPTGFLHLGGARTALYSWLYAKKNNGKFVLRIEDTDRERSTSEAVDAILDGMRWLGLDWDEGPFYQTDRFDKYNKIIDELIEKGLAYRCYAPKDLLDTIREEQQHKGEKPRYNPKDPRVISANENMDADKPHVVRFKNPSSGYVEFDDVVRGKIKIANDELDDLIIRRTDGSPTYNFTVVVDDIDMNITHVIRGEDHINNTPRQINIYHSLNANPPVFAHCSMILGDDGAKLSKRHGAVSVLQYKENGFLPEALINYLVRLGWSHGDQEIFSKDELIELFDLNGINKSASAFNTTKLLWLNNHYIKTLPLNRIKKELLGLVQDNDFIIIDDLKLDKILSKVRDRANTLLELKGHIRYFYESITQYDEKAAKKHLRPVAKEYLEVFSRKLDELKNDSWNEEAIQEVIDSTCKDLDIGMGKLGMPLRVSLTGQGQSPSVSFIMECLGKEESLNRISNGVNFIKCRS
- a CDS encoding helix-turn-helix domain-containing protein, with product MNFFLTVLIHSADLDNDEFIEFCRTFNIKFVTFNDVTNIPSTNFNSIYISTNFTNKVTQKELFKFINTHKNLLFFKQIHIDAFSELNTIEVPNNINYIEFIKIIYDAKLKLRSFECNFVLQKNFRFRSLVGSSPAIQKLRRDIDLTKKNAKLILLLGEKGTNFEGIGRNIHYRLYKDSKKYLYLNSEEQLEYELKKEKYGIIQVEYDFYVKRQEIFEQYNQHNYVINSKIDGCYSNLKLDQIIKIPALMDRKEDIHLLMDEYFERFLHIYNKKYFYDAELLNFMKSYHWPGNEYEFTEFLSHLLSNVKDEQLNLTCLPVEYLADWIYFSLNNSNKTPFDISKLFSKKNKGLRESVEEYEISYIKQALVESNGVVSNAAKLLGLRRTTLIEKMRKYQIKVLKNKYNNSFVSFKTNL
- the ccmA gene encoding heme ABC exporter ATP-binding protein CcmA codes for the protein MLEVKNIKYKRYDECIFQDINMVLSPGDLAVIRGDNGSGKSTLLGCISGLHSVSDGNIFWMGENIINISHYFNNLHFIGHKSGLKPNLTVYQNLIFYASITNPGKSENELKKILYDSFVKINLDISCLNECLGKLSFGQQQKVSLTRLFFCLRKLWILDEPLTGLDSLSRQVFLESVVQHLKYNGSVIFSTHQKIEELNCAHTIWLGI
- a CDS encoding heme exporter protein CcmB, translating into MYWISFLKKESNLVTSSKNDIFMQAGFFLTFLVIFGISSGFEQTGDMVKVGLIWFLMMFLSLLNNNRLLKDDFNDGSLIYLILSNYSLPTSVLIKVLSNWFFSNIVLFISMPIVMLFLGLNMNLIIPIIVSIVLGSCTISLLSSIGTALTLSISKNTFLLFIIMLPLYIPVFLLGLTMVKLAKFELSYLGVLYLMLAVLSASIVIIPYLVAIIIRIHYD